The following proteins are co-located in the Ficedula albicollis isolate OC2 chromosome 27, FicAlb1.5, whole genome shotgun sequence genome:
- the LOC107604238 gene encoding leucine-rich repeat extensin-like protein 3, translating to PPPPPPPPPPPPPPPPPPPPPPPPPPPPPPPPPPPPPPPPPPPPPPPPPPPPPPPPPPPPPPPPPPPPPPPPPPPPPPPPPPPPPPPPPPPPPPPPPPPPPPPPPPPPPPPPPPPPPPPPPPPPPPPPPPPPPPPPPPPPPPPPPPPPPPPPPP from the coding sequence cccccccccccccccccccccccccccccccccccccccccccccccccccccccccccccccccccccccccccccccccccccccccccccccccccccccccccccccccccccccccccccccccccccccccccccccccccccccccccccccccccccccccccccccccccccccccccccccccccccccccccccccccccccccccccccccccccccccccccccccccccccccccccccccccccccccccccccccccccccccccccccccccccccccccccccccccccccccccccccccccccccccccccccccccccccccccccccccccccccccccccccccccccccccccccccccccccccccccccccccccccccccccccccccccccccccccccccccccccccccccccccccccccccccccccccc